CCGCGCCTCGCCGCGAGAAATCGAGCCGCAACTCTACCTGGCGAACGCCCTTCGCGCCGCAGGCCGCACCGCCGACGCGGCGGCCGCATTGCGCGACGCTGCGCGACATCAACCATCCCCGTCGGCGGTCCTGCTCACCGAACTCGGCGGCCTGCTCGCCGGCATGGAACGCCACGCAGAGGCGCTGCCACTGCTCGAAGCGGCCGTGCAAACCACCGCGACCCACTCTGATGCTCACGCCTGGCTCGCGGTCTCGCTTGCCGCCGCGGGCCGGACCAACGACGCCCTGCGTGCTGCACGCGAAGCCGTTCGACTCTCCACCAACAGCCCGCTTGCCAACACGGTCCTCGCCGAGCAGCTCGCCGCAGCCGGACAGCCCGCAGATGCAGCCGCAGCCGTCCGCGAGGCGCTGCGCGCAGAACCGGGCGACCCCGAGTTGCTCGCGCGAATTGCGCTCCTGCTCGCCACCGCGGAGTCGCCGCTGTTGCGGGATGGCAACCGCGCAACGGCGCTCGCCGAAGCCGCCTGCCGGCAAACCGCTTGGAAGCGCCCCGCCTGCCTCTTCGCGATGGCCACCGCGCTCGCGGCGTCGAGCCGTCCGGCGGACGCCCTGCAACTCGGCACGCGAGCGGTCGAGATCGCGGGTGCTTCCGGCCAGCCCGCGCTGGCCGAAAATTACCGCCCGCGGATTGAAGCGTGGCGCAATGCCGCGCTCGGCCCGTCCATGGATCCTGTCCCGGGATTCCCTCCACGCCGCTGAAGCTGTCCGCCGCTCGTCGTTTGGATTGCCAACTGTTTGTCGCGTTTGCGATGTTGCCGCCGACTCGATGAACCTCGCCCCTTCGCAAGCATCCCCGCGCCGGGGCATCGTCCTCGTCCTCGCACTCGGAACCCTCGCACTTTTCGCGCGCACGGTCGGGTTTGACTTTGTCCTTCTGGATGACCCGGCGTGTGTTTACGCCGAGCCGATGATCAAGCGAGGGCTCTCTTGGGAAGGCCTGGCGTGGTCCTTCAAGGCCGTTGTCCTTAGCCATTGGAAGCCGCTCGTGAACCTGTCTCACATGCTGGACTGCGAGCTGTTCGGGCTCAACGCCGGGGCGCATCACGCTGTGAACGTGGGGTGGCACGCCGCGACCGCCGTAATGGTGTTTCTGGCGCTGGAGCGCCTCACGGGCTCGACAGTGCGGAGCGCGATCGTGGCGGCGCTGTGGGCGTGGCACCCGCTGCGGGTCGAGTCGGTGGCCTGGGTGACGGAGCGCAAGGATGTGCTGAGCGGATTTTTTGCGATGGCGACGGTCTGGGCGTATGCGGGCTACGCGCGTGCGCCGTCCGGGAAGCGTTACGCGTTGGTGTGCGCGCTGTTTGCACTGGGGTTGTTGTCCAAGTCGGCGTTGGTGACGCTGCCCTTTGCGCTGTTGCTGCTGGACTGGTGGCCGTTGGGGAGATGGAGGCTGCCGTGGGCGGGCTCGGGAGGCGAGACAGGCGGGGCGACTCCGGCGGTTCCGTTGAGGCGATTGATTCTGGAGAAAGTGCCGCTGGTGGGGATGGCGGCTGCCACCGCCGGGGCGGCGCTTTGGGCGGCGGCGTCCAGCGAGGGGATCGTCGGCTCGCACCTCTTGCCGCTATGGGTGCGGACCGCCAACGCCGCGGTTTCGATCGTCAAGTATGCGGGGATGACCTTCTGGCCGGTGGACCTGGCCTGCTACTATCCCTACCGGATTGACGGGCTGGAATGGAAAGCCGTGGGAGCGGGCCTGCTGTTGCTGGCGCTGACGGGTTGCGCGCTCTGGCAATCGGTCCGCCGCCCTTTTGTCGCCGTCGGATGGTTCTGGTTTCTGGGCATGCTGGTGCCGATGCTGGGATTGGTCCAGGCGGGCGGGCAGGCGATGGCCGACCGTTACACGTATCTTCCCCACATCGGCCTGTTCACGGCGATCGTGTGGCTGGCGGCACAGGCCACGGAACGCCTCAACCCACGCTGGCGCCCGGCCTTGGCCGTTTTGGCAGCCGTTGCGCTCGGAGCAACCTCCTTCACCCACATCGCCTACTGGCGGGACAGCCGCACCCTCTTCGAACGCGCCCTGGCAGTTACCCGCGACAACTGGTTCGTCCACACTATCTGGGGCGAACTGTGCATCACAGAA
The Verrucomicrobiota bacterium genome window above contains:
- a CDS encoding tetratricopeptide repeat protein, which produces MLTPGSRSRLPPRAGPTTPCVLHAKPFDSPPTARLPTRSSPSSSPQPDSPQMQPQPSARRCAQNRATPSCSRELRSCSPPRSRRCCGMATAQRRSPKPPAGKPLGSAPPASSRWPPRSRRRAVRRTPCNSARERSRSRVLPASPRWPKITARGLKRGAMPRSARPWILSRDSLHAAEAVRRSSFGLPTVCRVCDVAADSMNLAPSQASPRRGIVLVLALGTLALFARTVGFDFVLLDDPACVYAEPMIKRGLSWEGLAWSFKAVVLSHWKPLVNLSHMLDCELFGLNAGAHHAVNVGWHAATAVMVFLALERLTGSTVRSAIVAALWAWHPLRVESVAWVTERKDVLSGFFAMATVWAYAGYARAPSGKRYALVCALFALGLLSKSALVTLPFALLLLDWWPLGRWRLPWAGSGGETGGATPAVPLRRLILEKVPLVGMAAATAGAALWAAASSEGIVGSHLLPLWVRTANAAVSIVKYAGMTFWPVDLACYYPYRIDGLEWKAVGAGLLLLALTGCALWQSVRRPFVAVGWFWFLGMLVPMLGLVQAGGQAMADRYTYLPHIGLFTAIVWLAAQATERLNPRWRPALAVLAAVALGATSFTHIAYWRDSRTLFERALAVTRDNWFVHTIWGELCITEGRPAEALPHLQKALKLQPTEPTVKSLIARALFQLGRTDESRSMMHAAIAHLARDGYTEREWLRNLELQTRAYPDSADLHFLQGTALSAAERYNDAGASFRRVLELAPTNADAHVDLGVILAKQQAHDEAIQHYQAALRLNSKHPVALANLGGLLLDRGQATQAAEHLSQALALQPSNHATRYNLALALMHQRKHADAARLFREILQAIPNHANALNRLAWLLATSPEDSLRNGAEALQLALRLQETTGRKNATAFDTEGAALAECGRFEEAAQAAQKAQALFRAAGQQERADAASKRATAFETRKPWRE